A window of the Pueribacillus theae genome harbors these coding sequences:
- a CDS encoding thiamine pyrophosphate-binding protein, producing the protein MKAVRAVIDYLKLGGVQYIFGIPAGSVNAFFDELYDVNEMTPIVTKHEGAASYMAASYAKYTNGLSVCIGSSGPGGTNFITGAANAMREHLPILFLTGGVPVGTRGLNASQELDVEPVYRPVTKYSVTVSNAHELLEEVAKATEIALSGVPGPVHVAMPIDVQLTEMEPVPIPPFPIRRPVEPDKDTIRKVAVEIANKESGCLFVGQGIRGSAQQVIELAELLDWPIVKTPQAKGLIKDDHPLLLGVFGFAGNENASAFINDNKADAILLIGTSLGETATSNYNQNIVKDRYAVQFDFDETVFHRKYEVDEPILGDISISLSWLIEELKLLGFTRKSYGKKQGIANASRNEYNTQNVLLELQDALPSSTRYTVDIGEFMSYVIHYMDVVESDTFDINVHFGAMGSGIGSAIGAKLAEPNRPVVSITGDGCFFMHGMEVLTAKEYGLPILFVVMNNSRLGMVYHGHSLQYNRTHSRFEQQPINLSAMAEAMDIPSVRIEKMEDFHEYPVINLLNNLHGPAILEIDLVDNNVPPMGDRVKFLSSFGK; encoded by the coding sequence ATGAAAGCAGTAAGAGCTGTTATTGATTATTTGAAGCTTGGGGGCGTGCAATACATTTTCGGTATTCCCGCCGGTTCTGTTAACGCATTTTTTGATGAGCTTTACGATGTAAATGAAATGACCCCAATCGTGACAAAGCATGAAGGAGCGGCATCGTATATGGCGGCTTCCTATGCAAAGTATACAAATGGGCTAAGCGTTTGCATTGGGAGCAGCGGGCCGGGAGGAACGAACTTTATTACCGGCGCAGCCAATGCCATGAGAGAACACTTGCCAATCTTGTTTCTAACAGGAGGAGTCCCGGTTGGTACACGAGGATTAAATGCCTCGCAAGAACTGGATGTAGAGCCGGTATACCGCCCGGTAACGAAGTATAGCGTTACCGTATCGAACGCTCACGAGTTGCTTGAAGAGGTAGCAAAAGCAACAGAAATTGCATTATCAGGAGTTCCAGGGCCTGTGCATGTCGCGATGCCGATTGATGTACAACTCACTGAAATGGAGCCGGTGCCTATCCCGCCTTTTCCAATTAGGCGGCCAGTCGAGCCGGATAAAGACACGATAAGAAAAGTAGCAGTTGAAATTGCAAACAAAGAGAGTGGATGCCTCTTTGTTGGACAAGGAATAAGAGGCTCCGCCCAGCAAGTGATTGAATTGGCTGAACTATTGGACTGGCCCATCGTCAAAACCCCACAAGCGAAAGGGTTAATAAAAGATGATCACCCACTGCTTCTCGGCGTTTTTGGGTTCGCAGGAAATGAGAACGCCTCGGCGTTTATCAATGACAACAAAGCGGATGCAATTTTGCTCATCGGGACAAGCTTGGGTGAAACAGCGACAAGCAATTACAATCAAAATATTGTCAAGGATCGCTATGCTGTCCAATTCGATTTTGATGAAACGGTATTTCATCGCAAATATGAAGTGGATGAGCCGATTTTAGGAGATATTTCGATAAGCTTGTCTTGGCTTATTGAGGAATTGAAGTTGCTCGGATTTACGAGAAAAAGCTATGGAAAGAAGCAAGGCATTGCCAATGCAAGCAGAAATGAATACAATACACAAAATGTACTGCTTGAATTACAGGATGCACTTCCTTCATCGACACGCTATACCGTCGATATTGGGGAATTTATGTCATATGTTATCCATTACATGGACGTTGTTGAATCAGATACATTTGACATTAATGTCCACTTCGGCGCAATGGGGAGCGGAATTGGTTCAGCGATTGGCGCAAAGCTTGCAGAACCAAACCGCCCTGTCGTCAGCATTACAGGGGACGGTTGTTTCTTCATGCATGGGATGGAAGTATTGACAGCAAAAGAATATGGGCTTCCCATTTTGTTTGTTGTTATGAATAATTCAAGGCTAGGCATGGTTTATCACGGGCATTCACTGCAATACAACCGTACACATTCACGTTTTGAGCAGCAGCCAATCAATCTGTCTGCGATGGCGGAGGCAATGGATATCCCTTCCGTACGAATTGAAAAAATGGAAGATTTTCACGAATATCCTGTGATAAATCTATTAAACAACTTACACGGCCCGGCAATTTTAGAAATTGACTTAGTTGACAACAACGTTCCGCCAATGGGTGATCGCGTGAAATTTCTATCTTCGTTTGGAAAGTAA